Proteins encoded together in one Bradyrhizobium sp. CB82 window:
- a CDS encoding Flp family type IVb pilin, translating to MILVKRFIADENGATAIEYGLIAAGIALAIITVVNGLGTSLNDKFGSISSSLK from the coding sequence ATGATTTTGGTAAAGCGCTTCATTGCAGATGAAAACGGTGCCACGGCGATTGAATATGGGCTGATTGCAGCCGGTATCGCGCTGGCGATCATCACGGTGGTCAACGGTCTTGGCACGAGCCTAAACGACAAGTTTGGCTCGATCAGTAGCTCGCTGAAATAA
- a CDS encoding aspartate/glutamate racemase family protein, with product MRIHIINPNTTVSMTRKIEAAARTAASPGVDILAANPTYGPPSIEGYFDEAFSLPGLLEEIGKCRDADAFIIACFDDTGLEAARCVADVPVIGIGEAAFHVASLIAHKFSVVTTLARSLAPIEHNLVKYGLAARCARVRASNVPVLALEEPGSQARRTIQDEIERALAEDSAEAIVLGCAGMTDLARDLERAVGVPVLDGVACAVALAEGVARLGLRTSKRNTYAPPLAKNYSGSFAPFSPRG from the coding sequence ATGCGCATCCACATCATCAATCCCAACACCACCGTTTCGATGACCCGGAAGATTGAGGCCGCGGCTCGCACGGCAGCTTCGCCTGGCGTTGATATCCTGGCCGCTAACCCAACCTATGGCCCGCCCAGTATCGAGGGCTATTTCGACGAGGCGTTTTCGCTGCCGGGCCTTCTTGAAGAGATCGGCAAGTGCCGCGACGCCGACGCCTTCATCATCGCCTGTTTCGACGATACGGGCCTCGAAGCCGCGCGCTGTGTCGCGGATGTGCCGGTCATCGGCATTGGTGAGGCTGCGTTCCACGTTGCGAGCCTCATAGCCCACAAGTTCAGCGTCGTCACCACACTTGCCCGCTCGCTCGCGCCGATCGAGCACAACCTCGTCAAATACGGACTCGCGGCGCGTTGCGCGCGGGTGCGGGCCTCCAACGTGCCGGTGCTCGCGCTCGAAGAGCCGGGCTCGCAGGCGCGCCGCACCATACAGGACGAGATCGAACGCGCGCTCGCCGAGGATAGCGCCGAAGCGATCGTGCTTGGTTGCGCCGGTATGACGGATCTCGCGCGTGATCTGGAGCGGGCGGTTGGTGTCCCGGTTCTCGACGGCGTGGCCTGCGCTGTGGCGCTTGCCGAAGGCGTTGCGCGCTTGGGGCTGCGCACCTCCAAGCGCAACACCTATGCCCCGCCGCTCGCGAAGAACTATTCGGGTTCCTTCGCACCCTTCTCGCCACGCGGGTGA
- a CDS encoding IS701 family transposase has protein sequence MIRDLMIGGASVEDTLTLWASSVRDAKQRIRPLFTQERVAASAWQFLDGLLGNEPRKTGWMRAEAAGDPGPWRQQAILGRGHWDADALRDIVREYALESLGDEDAVLVIDETGFLKQGKASCGVARQYTGSAGKITNCQIGVFASYVSRHGHAFVDRALYLPKEWTDDPARLKAAHVPSGVGFATKPKIARRMIARATAAKVPFSFVAADCVYGTGEIETLLRKAGKGYVLGVASNHVFRSWGKQQPVAGTAAAIAQSLPKKAWHHLSSGEGTKGPRWHDWAYLELADLEASEYNDDLAGEWTRGLLIRRNIADGSLAFFSTWCPKGTSIQKLVSVEGHRWAIEDSFETAKNEFGLDHNETRSWHGWHRHVSLVMLAFAMMAVIRHRANAEPALKKTRRRRTKHRS, from the coding sequence ATGATTCGGGATCTGATGATTGGTGGTGCGTCGGTTGAAGATACGCTGACGCTATGGGCTTCCTCGGTGCGAGATGCCAAGCAACGCATCCGTCCGCTGTTTACGCAGGAGCGGGTCGCGGCCTCGGCGTGGCAGTTTCTCGACGGACTGTTGGGCAACGAACCGCGCAAGACGGGTTGGATGCGGGCGGAGGCGGCTGGCGATCCAGGCCCGTGGCGCCAGCAGGCGATTCTGGGCCGAGGGCATTGGGACGCCGACGCGCTGCGCGACATTGTGCGCGAGTACGCGCTGGAATCGCTTGGCGATGAGGACGCGGTCCTGGTCATCGATGAGACCGGCTTTTTGAAACAGGGCAAGGCCTCGTGCGGGGTCGCGCGCCAGTACACTGGCTCGGCGGGCAAGATCACCAATTGCCAGATCGGAGTGTTCGCCTCCTATGTGTCGCGGCATGGCCATGCCTTCGTCGACCGGGCGCTCTACCTGCCAAAGGAATGGACGGACGACCCCGCTCGCCTGAAGGCAGCGCATGTCCCGAGCGGTGTGGGCTTTGCGACGAAGCCCAAGATCGCGCGTCGAATGATCGCTCGCGCGACCGCCGCAAAGGTGCCGTTCTCGTTCGTGGCGGCGGATTGCGTGTATGGCACGGGCGAGATCGAAACCCTGCTGCGCAAGGCGGGCAAAGGCTATGTTCTGGGTGTTGCGTCCAATCATGTGTTCCGTTCCTGGGGCAAGCAGCAGCCTGTCGCCGGCACCGCCGCCGCGATCGCGCAGAGTCTTCCCAAGAAGGCCTGGCACCACCTGTCGTCCGGCGAAGGGACCAAAGGTCCGCGCTGGCACGACTGGGCCTATCTCGAGTTGGCCGATCTCGAAGCCAGTGAATACAACGACGACCTTGCCGGGGAATGGACGCGGGGTCTTCTGATCCGCCGCAACATTGCCGACGGCAGCTTGGCCTTCTTCTCCACATGGTGCCCCAAGGGCACCTCCATCCAGAAGCTGGTGTCGGTGGAAGGCCATCGCTGGGCCATCGAGGACAGCTTCGAAACTGCCAAGAACGAGTTCGGTCTTGATCACAACGAAACTCGCTCCTGGCATGGCTGGCATCGCCATGTCTCACTCGTCATGCTTGCCTTTGCCATGATGGCCGTCATCCGTCATCGGGCCAACGCTGAGCCAGCACTCAAAAAAACACGACGCCGGCGCACCAAACATCGTTCCTGA
- a CDS encoding acyl-homoserine-lactone synthase, producing MLKHDLNLAQLVARAAAAGFPQFATVEHDLSGTGRPTYLPFVSDENEVLGCARLLPTTGPNMLADTFANLMGNRTSRSEAAMPANAGGRNHIGRSGQRFASPLDRRTGRQSAVAAEVIASSSQS from the coding sequence ATGCTGAAACACGATCTGAATCTGGCGCAGCTCGTCGCGCGTGCGGCTGCGGCCGGCTTTCCCCAATTCGCGACCGTTGAACATGATCTCTCCGGCACGGGCCGGCCGACCTATCTTCCTTTCGTCTCAGATGAGAACGAGGTTCTGGGCTGCGCCAGGCTTCTGCCAACGACCGGTCCAAACATGCTCGCCGACACCTTTGCCAATCTTATGGGCAACAGGACTTCGCGGTCCGAAGCTGCCATGCCAGCCAACGCTGGGGGGCGCAACCACATTGGAAGAAGCGGTCAACGATTTGCATCCCCTCTAGACCGCAGAACGGGCAGACAATCGGCAGTAGCCGCTGAGGTGATCGCGAGCTCGTCTCAATCTTGA
- a CDS encoding DUF1127 domain-containing protein — translation MLAFSEADTGKIQMATTYDLSASRTTFAPVRLVLSLLASCRAALRESHERRRIRAGLSDLSDMALQDIGISRGEIDYVAANRDVDPRGVRSAGCPTIQ, via the coding sequence ATGCTTGCCTTTTCGGAGGCCGATACCGGGAAGATTCAGATGGCTACAACCTACGACTTGTCCGCGTCGAGAACGACCTTCGCGCCGGTTCGACTTGTGCTGAGCCTGCTCGCCAGTTGCCGCGCTGCCCTTCGCGAATCGCACGAACGCCGACGGATTCGGGCCGGGCTGTCAGACCTGAGCGACATGGCGCTCCAAGATATCGGTATCTCGCGCGGCGAGATCGACTACGTCGCCGCGAACCGAGATGTCGATCCACGAGGCGTCCGATCCGCGGGATGCCCAACGATCCAATAG
- a CDS encoding ABC transporter ATP-binding protein encodes MRALLSVSEVELYYDHVYALKTVSVEVQEGETVALIGANGAGKSSILRAITGLRKIAKGKIEFEGRRIDALGPEAIVKLGIVMVPEGRRVFPLMSVRDNLMMGAFSRSDRAEVRNSLERALERFPRLKERLSQPAGTMSGGEQQMLVIARALMAKPKLLLLDEPSLGVAPKIVQDIARSIVTINRDEKVSVLLVEQNSRMALRVSNRAYALTTGKVALSGASADLIADERVKHLYLGGDL; translated from the coding sequence ATGCGCGCGCTGCTGTCCGTGAGCGAGGTCGAGCTTTATTACGACCATGTCTATGCGCTTAAGACCGTGTCGGTGGAGGTGCAGGAGGGCGAAACCGTCGCGCTCATCGGCGCCAACGGCGCAGGTAAGTCTTCGATCCTGCGCGCCATTACCGGCCTGCGGAAGATAGCGAAGGGCAAGATCGAATTCGAGGGACGACGTATCGACGCCCTGGGGCCGGAGGCGATCGTCAAGCTGGGTATCGTCATGGTTCCAGAGGGACGGCGGGTCTTCCCGCTCATGAGCGTGCGCGACAATCTGATGATGGGCGCATTTTCGCGCAGCGACCGCGCCGAGGTGCGCAACTCGCTGGAACGCGCACTGGAACGGTTCCCGCGGTTGAAGGAGCGCTTGTCCCAGCCGGCGGGCACGATGAGCGGCGGCGAGCAGCAGATGCTGGTGATAGCTCGCGCCCTGATGGCCAAGCCGAAGCTGCTACTGCTCGACGAGCCTTCGCTGGGCGTCGCACCGAAAATCGTACAGGACATCGCCCGCTCGATCGTGACCATTAATCGAGACGAAAAGGTGAGCGTGCTTCTCGTCGAGCAGAACTCGCGCATGGCGCTGCGTGTTTCCAACCGCGCCTATGCCTTGACGACCGGGAAGGTGGCGCTCTCCGGCGCCTCAGCCGACCTCATCGCGGATGAGCGCGTCAAACACCTCTATCTTGGTGGCGACCTCTGA
- a CDS encoding branched-chain amino acid ABC transporter permease, producing the protein MEQVVANGLYLGAQYALIALGLTLIFALMNVLNFAHGQMYVLGGFVTYEIYGQLRLPFVVALFASAITLAVLGGLIERFLFRTVIRRSVREESTMLLAAGIAYFLDAVILLLFGEKQRGVPKIVNGVLRAGDIIMPYDRIVVGGLAVLFIVGFILMMQYTKPGRAMRALAQDRIAAQLMGVPVEFYSFLGFALGAMLAGLVGGLLVTITGVNSGIGGPISLKAFLMVMIGGAGVVGGAIAGGFILGMLESVGLTVLHAYGDITYLVIFAALLIFLAIRPNGLMGKPWG; encoded by the coding sequence GTGGAGCAAGTCGTCGCCAACGGGCTTTATCTCGGCGCACAATATGCGCTGATTGCGCTGGGTCTGACACTGATCTTCGCCTTGATGAACGTGCTCAATTTTGCGCACGGGCAGATGTATGTGCTCGGTGGCTTCGTCACCTATGAAATCTACGGCCAACTGCGTTTGCCCTTCGTCGTTGCGCTGTTTGCTTCGGCGATTACGTTGGCAGTTCTCGGCGGGCTGATCGAGCGGTTCCTGTTTCGAACCGTCATCAGACGCAGCGTCCGGGAGGAGAGTACGATGCTGCTGGCGGCCGGCATCGCCTATTTCCTCGATGCCGTCATCCTCCTGCTGTTCGGCGAGAAGCAGCGTGGCGTCCCGAAGATCGTCAATGGCGTGCTGCGGGCTGGCGATATCATCATGCCCTATGACCGCATCGTCGTTGGGGGCTTGGCCGTTCTCTTCATCGTCGGCTTCATCCTGATGATGCAATACACCAAGCCGGGGCGGGCGATGCGCGCGCTTGCCCAGGATCGCATCGCCGCGCAACTCATGGGCGTGCCGGTCGAGTTCTACTCATTTCTTGGCTTCGCGCTCGGAGCCATGCTTGCCGGTCTTGTTGGCGGGCTTCTGGTGACGATCACAGGCGTCAATTCCGGCATCGGAGGGCCGATATCGCTCAAGGCATTCCTGATGGTGATGATCGGCGGCGCCGGCGTCGTTGGCGGAGCCATCGCCGGCGGCTTCATCCTTGGCATGCTGGAGTCGGTCGGCTTGACCGTCCTGCACGCCTATGGCGACATCACCTATCTCGTCATCTTCGCGGCTCTGCTGATCTTCCTCGCCATCCGGCCGAATGGCCTGATGGGCAAGCCTTGGGGCTGA
- a CDS encoding branched-chain amino acid ABC transporter permease: MFRPLRLVAIAVFMLVVFLAVPLAIKAAGRTDFYYTLSSVALLAIASSGVWLMFYIGRINIGQGAFALMGGYVSAILVASAGISFWLSLPLAGLFCAAVSVLVGLPILRLRGVYFAMVTLVLTEVARLLALALPITNGAKGITSIPAPGGIAAFGVTLVPAFDAFAERNIAFYYLSTIMMTLCFAALYRLVHSRIGRIFVAMQQNEELASSMGINVPAMRILAYAISSFLGGVAGAIFIAIAQSIYPSSFTVNDSINFMLNCFVGGLGYVFGPMLGTLVLYFGWDLLFAIGQYQLLIYSGVMVVLMLVLPNGLLSIRFHSRRRSWHKT, translated from the coding sequence ATGTTTCGCCCGTTGCGCCTGGTCGCCATTGCGGTCTTCATGCTGGTGGTCTTCCTCGCCGTTCCCTTGGCGATCAAGGCGGCAGGCCGCACCGATTTCTACTACACCCTGAGCTCCGTCGCCCTTCTGGCAATCGCCAGCAGCGGGGTCTGGTTGATGTTCTATATCGGCCGCATCAACATCGGCCAGGGCGCCTTTGCACTGATGGGCGGTTATGTTTCTGCCATCCTGGTCGCCTCTGCAGGCATCTCCTTCTGGCTCAGCCTGCCGCTTGCCGGCCTGTTCTGCGCCGCCGTTAGCGTCCTTGTCGGCCTGCCGATCCTAAGACTGCGCGGCGTCTATTTCGCCATGGTGACGCTGGTGCTCACCGAAGTCGCGCGGCTCCTCGCTTTGGCGCTGCCGATCACCAATGGCGCCAAGGGTATCACCAGCATTCCCGCTCCCGGCGGGATCGCCGCCTTCGGCGTCACGCTCGTTCCGGCCTTCGATGCCTTCGCCGAACGCAACATCGCTTTCTACTATTTGTCGACGATCATGATGACCCTGTGCTTTGCGGCGCTCTACCGTCTCGTACATTCACGCATTGGCAGGATCTTCGTCGCCATGCAGCAGAATGAGGAGCTGGCCTCCTCGATGGGCATCAACGTGCCGGCGATGCGCATTCTTGCCTACGCTATCTCTTCGTTTCTCGGCGGCGTGGCCGGTGCGATCTTCATCGCCATTGCGCAATCGATCTACCCCTCGAGCTTCACTGTCAACGACAGTATCAATTTCATGCTCAACTGCTTCGTCGGCGGCCTCGGCTATGTCTTTGGGCCGATGCTCGGTACGCTGGTTCTGTATTTCGGATGGGATCTTCTCTTCGCGATCGGCCAATATCAGCTTCTGATCTATTCGGGCGTGATGGTCGTCTTGATGCTGGTGTTGCCGAACGGGCTTCTAAGCATCCGTTTTCACTCGCGGCGGCGGAGCTGGCACAAGACATGA
- a CDS encoding ABC transporter ATP-binding protein codes for MTPILQVKGLTKQFGGLVAVNDVSFDVQPNEILSVIGPNGAGKSTIFKLISSFLKPTRGEVLFKGERISGLAPHIVARKGVVRTFQETTIFKGLTARDSVIVAHHLRSRASLIGYYFETSLARRDEEAFGRSSDEILDFLGLGEVKSEIASNLPHGHLRALGIAIGLAASPQVLLLDEPFAGMNHEETRHAVELVRAVRQRGVTVLLVEHDMAAVMKISDRIVVINFGSKIAEGTPAQIQQNDRVIEAYLGIEDESIGL; via the coding sequence ATGACGCCGATCCTCCAGGTCAAAGGCCTGACCAAGCAGTTCGGCGGCCTCGTTGCCGTCAACGATGTCAGCTTCGACGTCCAGCCGAACGAAATCCTCTCGGTCATCGGTCCGAACGGCGCCGGCAAGTCGACGATCTTCAAACTGATCTCATCCTTCCTGAAGCCGACGCGCGGTGAAGTCCTCTTCAAGGGCGAGCGCATATCCGGTCTTGCCCCGCACATCGTGGCGCGAAAGGGCGTGGTCCGTACCTTCCAGGAGACGACGATCTTCAAGGGACTGACGGCTCGTGATAGCGTCATCGTCGCCCACCATCTGCGTTCACGTGCCAGCCTCATCGGCTATTATTTCGAGACCAGCCTCGCGCGTCGCGACGAGGAGGCGTTCGGCCGCTCCAGCGACGAAATTCTCGACTTCCTCGGCCTCGGTGAGGTGAAAAGCGAGATTGCCAGCAACCTGCCTCACGGGCATTTGCGTGCCCTCGGCATAGCAATCGGCCTCGCTGCCAGCCCGCAGGTGCTGCTGCTCGACGAACCCTTCGCCGGCATGAACCACGAGGAGACGCGCCACGCCGTCGAGCTTGTGCGCGCCGTGCGCCAGCGCGGCGTCACCGTGCTTTTGGTTGAGCACGACATGGCTGCGGTGATGAAGATCTCCGACCGTATTGTCGTGATCAATTTCGGCTCGAAGATCGCCGAAGGCACTCCTGCGCAGATTCAGCAGAACGATAGGGTGATTGAGGCGTATCTCGGCATCGAAGACGAAAGCATAGGGCTCTGA
- a CDS encoding FAD-binding oxidoreductase — MPAPLSHIETSPDLPDSADAVIIGGGIVGVFAAYYLAMRGLRVALVEKGRIGAEQSSRNWGWCRQQNRDARELPMATKSLDLWERFGAESGENTGFSRCGLLYLSNDQTELEGWAHWRDFARGVGVSTRMLDATEATSRGAATGRAWKGGVFSASDGIADPANAAPAVARAILKTGSIVHQMCAARGLETQGGRVSAVVTERGTIRTKVAILAGGAWSSSFCHQSGIRLPLASIRSSILSVSQGVKGLPDAMHTFSVSVTKRGDGGYTLAISGRGRVDPTAQQLRFAPQFLPMFLRRWRSLLPGGLEGVRSGHETLRHWRLDGPTPMERVRILDPAPDRSTIQLTHRRALELLPALRDTKITAAWAGYIDSTPDGVPAIGEASSLPGLIVAAGFSGHGFGIGPGSGHLVADIVTGAAPIVDPKPYRPDRFAGFAVGRVSDF, encoded by the coding sequence ATGCCCGCACCACTCAGCCACATTGAGACATCGCCGGATCTCCCCGACAGCGCCGACGCGGTGATCATCGGAGGCGGGATCGTCGGGGTCTTCGCCGCCTACTATCTCGCCATGCGGGGCCTCAGGGTCGCTCTCGTGGAGAAGGGTCGGATCGGAGCCGAGCAATCCAGCCGAAACTGGGGCTGGTGCCGGCAGCAAAACCGCGATGCCCGAGAGCTGCCGATGGCGACCAAAAGCCTGGACCTGTGGGAGAGGTTTGGCGCTGAAAGCGGTGAGAACACCGGTTTCTCTCGCTGCGGCCTCCTCTACCTCAGCAACGACCAGACCGAACTTGAGGGCTGGGCGCACTGGCGCGACTTCGCTCGGGGCGTCGGCGTCAGCACTCGCATGCTCGATGCGACCGAAGCGACTTCCCGTGGGGCAGCTACCGGGCGGGCCTGGAAGGGCGGTGTCTTCTCGGCGAGCGACGGCATCGCCGATCCCGCCAATGCGGCACCTGCGGTCGCGCGGGCCATTCTCAAAACTGGAAGCATAGTGCACCAGATGTGCGCGGCACGTGGACTGGAGACCCAAGGCGGTCGCGTGAGTGCGGTCGTGACCGAGCGCGGCACGATTCGCACGAAGGTCGCCATACTGGCAGGCGGGGCGTGGTCCTCCTCCTTCTGCCACCAGTCCGGCATCCGCCTTCCACTCGCGTCGATCCGCTCATCCATCCTTTCGGTATCGCAGGGTGTGAAGGGCTTACCTGATGCAATGCATACTTTCAGCGTTTCGGTGACGAAACGCGGCGATGGCGGATATACGCTCGCCATCAGTGGTCGAGGGCGCGTCGATCCGACTGCGCAGCAACTCCGCTTCGCCCCGCAATTCCTCCCAATGTTCCTGCGGCGCTGGCGCAGCCTGCTCCCCGGCGGCCTCGAGGGCGTAAGATCGGGACATGAAACGCTCCGCCATTGGCGGCTCGACGGCCCGACGCCGATGGAGCGTGTTCGCATCCTGGATCCGGCTCCCGATCGAAGCACGATTCAACTCACGCATCGGCGCGCCCTCGAACTTTTGCCGGCACTGAGGGACACGAAAATCACGGCTGCATGGGCCGGCTACATCGACTCGACGCCCGACGGCGTGCCGGCCATCGGAGAGGCCTCGAGCCTGCCCGGCTTGATAGTAGCCGCGGGCTTCAGCGGCCACGGCTTCGGTATCGGCCCAGGCTCCGGGCACCTGGTCGCGGATATCGTGACCGGAGCGGCGCCGATCGTCGATCCGAAGCCCTACAGGCCAGATCGCTTCGCCGGCTTTGCGGTTGGTAGGGTTTCGGATTTTTAG
- a CDS encoding ABC transporter substrate-binding protein — MKHSASLSRAALLGLVSALGVATAVTTAEAANKVLKVGFVGVTSGPAAAWGTSNVRSMQTLAAWWNEQGGVKIGNETYDINVVTFDDQKDPKRAIAGMEKMAQEGIHYVVGPNVDDGAAAVRPVAEKAGIIYFPYAFPKALYTKPASNAVLGMVANYQSAPSIYKYLKENKGVKTVAFVCANESDPISQRDGGVLAAKALGLNVVADKDTYENDTRDFTPVLTPIVKLKPDLLVLSGVAPANAPLLIRSARELGFEGIISTETAQDAKVLEEGAGELANGFISVGGASTPEIRSKTMEEFIDRYTKKFGEYNDESNTKVYALQYIVDTLKADPKAIDNVDEFKKEMDTFSAPNPYLKDSSATLHYVGTTSFGQKRQLAVPLVVNQYKDGKFETLFVANVD; from the coding sequence ATGAAACATAGCGCATCCTTGTCTCGTGCCGCCCTATTGGGTCTAGTTTCTGCGCTCGGCGTTGCTACGGCGGTCACAACCGCTGAAGCTGCGAACAAGGTTCTCAAGGTCGGCTTTGTCGGTGTGACCAGCGGTCCCGCTGCCGCGTGGGGCACCTCGAATGTTCGTTCGATGCAGACGCTTGCCGCTTGGTGGAACGAGCAGGGCGGGGTCAAGATCGGTAACGAGACGTACGATATCAACGTCGTTACCTTCGACGACCAGAAGGATCCCAAGCGCGCCATCGCCGGCATGGAGAAAATGGCGCAGGAAGGCATCCACTATGTCGTCGGGCCGAACGTCGATGACGGCGCCGCAGCGGTCCGGCCAGTGGCCGAAAAGGCTGGCATCATCTATTTTCCCTATGCCTTCCCGAAGGCGCTCTACACTAAACCCGCTTCGAATGCAGTCCTGGGCATGGTGGCGAACTACCAGTCGGCTCCCTCCATTTACAAGTATCTGAAAGAAAACAAGGGCGTGAAGACGGTAGCGTTCGTCTGCGCGAACGAATCCGATCCCATCAGTCAGCGCGACGGCGGCGTCCTCGCGGCCAAGGCGCTGGGCCTGAATGTGGTAGCCGACAAGGACACCTATGAGAACGACACACGCGACTTCACGCCGGTGCTGACGCCGATCGTGAAACTGAAGCCGGATCTCCTGGTGTTGTCGGGTGTGGCACCGGCGAACGCGCCGCTGTTGATCCGCTCGGCTCGCGAGCTCGGCTTTGAAGGGATTATCTCGACCGAAACTGCGCAGGATGCCAAGGTGCTTGAGGAAGGCGCGGGCGAGCTGGCCAACGGCTTCATCTCGGTGGGTGGCGCCTCGACGCCGGAAATCCGCTCGAAAACGATGGAAGAATTCATCGACCGCTATACCAAGAAATTCGGCGAGTATAACGACGAGTCGAACACCAAGGTTTATGCGCTGCAGTATATTGTCGACACGCTGAAGGCAGATCCGAAGGCAATCGACAACGTCGATGAGTTCAAGAAGGAAATGGACACGTTTTCAGCGCCCAATCCCTATCTTAAGGACAGTTCGGCGACCCTGCACTATGTCGGAACGACGTCCTTCGGGCAGAAGCGCCAGCTCGCGGTGCCGCTGGTCGTGAACCAATACAAGGATGGCAAGTTCGAGACCCTGTTTGTTGCGAATGTCGACTGA
- a CDS encoding GntR family transcriptional regulator: MTVQLTHLPRPLADSAIVERVFAAVMEHKLPPGAKLAENALCEAFEASRAQIRRVLVVLAGRGVVTLHPNRGAYVSSPSATEAREVFEARRSIERSVVLSAANRIDVRALDELRANSRAGAAAEARGDRRESIRLSGQFHIRLAEIAGNSVLTKYLEELVARTSLIIGLYGSSRARTCSEAEHDTLLDALAVDDKLRAADLMEEHLHHIEEALDVRDGPAEPVDIRQILQT; encoded by the coding sequence ATGACGGTCCAGCTCACTCACCTTCCCCGGCCCCTTGCCGACAGCGCGATTGTCGAACGCGTCTTTGCTGCGGTGATGGAGCACAAGCTTCCCCCTGGTGCGAAGCTTGCCGAAAATGCGCTTTGCGAGGCGTTCGAGGCCAGCCGTGCGCAGATCCGGCGCGTCCTGGTGGTGCTGGCGGGTCGGGGCGTAGTGACGCTACATCCCAATCGTGGAGCCTATGTCAGCAGCCCTAGCGCAACCGAAGCGCGCGAGGTCTTCGAAGCACGTCGCTCAATCGAGCGCTCGGTGGTGCTGTCCGCAGCGAACCGGATTGACGTGCGCGCCCTTGACGAATTAAGGGCGAACTCCCGCGCCGGAGCCGCAGCGGAGGCCCGCGGCGACCGGCGCGAGTCCATACGGCTATCCGGGCAATTCCACATTCGGCTCGCAGAAATCGCCGGCAATTCGGTGTTGACCAAATACCTCGAGGAACTGGTAGCACGCACTTCGCTGATTATTGGCCTCTACGGATCGAGCCGTGCGCGCACTTGCTCGGAAGCCGAGCACGACACCCTGCTCGACGCGCTCGCTGTCGACGACAAACTACGTGCTGCTGACCTGATGGAAGAGCACCTGCACCACATCGAAGAGGCGCTCGACGTGCGCGACGGCCCTGCGGAACCAGTCGACATACGGCAAATCCTGCAGACCTGA
- a CDS encoding GYD domain-containing protein — translation MIRLVTRGCFTESYAKGLVSAPEDREPAVRKLIEGAGGELISFYFTTGDSDFMVISEANESESIIAAMLAAVAAGTISNVKTARAWTGAEFKNVAERASKAASHYRAPGKS, via the coding sequence ATGATCAGGCTGGTCACGCGTGGTTGCTTCACCGAGAGTTATGCCAAGGGATTGGTTAGCGCACCCGAGGACAGAGAGCCGGCTGTACGCAAGCTGATTGAGGGTGCTGGTGGCGAGCTCATCAGCTTTTACTTCACGACCGGCGACAGCGACTTCATGGTCATTTCTGAGGCGAACGAGTCCGAATCCATCATCGCCGCAATGTTGGCAGCGGTGGCGGCAGGCACAATATCTAACGTGAAAACTGCAAGAGCTTGGACCGGCGCTGAATTCAAAAATGTGGCCGAAAGGGCTTCCAAAGCAGCGAGCCACTATCGAGCCCCCGGCAAGAGCTAA